Proteins encoded within one genomic window of Jiangella mangrovi:
- the coaA gene encoding type I pantothenate kinase has product MTVVHDSSPFVDLSRADWARLRDETPLSLTAAELDELRGLGDAVDLDEVRDVYLPLSRLLNLRFRATARLHEATTTFLGGFAERTPFVIGIAGSVAVGKSTTARLLRVLLARWAEHPRVALVTTDGFLLPNAELQRRGLMQRKGFPESYDRRALLRFVSAVKSGEPVVTAPVYSHLTYDIIEGEQTTVEQPDILLIEGLNVLQPARPRPDGVSGLAVSDFFDFSLYVDASPKDVRRWYVERFLRLRETAFQRPESYFRRYGELDHDAAVAQAEQLWDTINGPNLTQNILPTRGRATLTLTKGPDHSVQRIRLRKI; this is encoded by the coding sequence ATGACTGTTGTCCACGACTCCTCACCGTTCGTCGACCTGTCCCGTGCCGACTGGGCGCGCCTGCGGGACGAGACGCCGCTGTCGCTGACGGCGGCGGAGCTCGACGAGTTGCGTGGGCTCGGGGACGCCGTCGACCTCGACGAGGTCCGCGACGTCTACCTGCCGCTGTCGCGCCTGCTCAACCTGCGGTTCCGGGCCACCGCGCGGCTGCACGAGGCCACCACGACGTTCCTCGGCGGGTTCGCCGAGCGCACGCCGTTCGTGATCGGCATCGCCGGCTCGGTCGCCGTCGGCAAGTCGACGACGGCGAGGCTGCTGCGGGTGCTGCTGGCGCGGTGGGCCGAGCACCCGCGCGTGGCGTTGGTCACGACCGACGGATTCCTGCTGCCCAACGCCGAGCTGCAACGACGGGGTCTCATGCAGCGCAAGGGGTTCCCCGAGTCCTACGACCGGCGGGCGCTGCTGCGGTTCGTGTCGGCGGTGAAGTCCGGCGAGCCGGTCGTGACGGCGCCGGTGTACTCGCACCTGACCTACGACATCATCGAGGGCGAGCAGACCACCGTCGAGCAGCCCGACATCCTGCTCATCGAGGGCCTCAACGTCTTGCAGCCGGCCCGCCCCCGCCCCGACGGCGTCTCCGGCCTCGCCGTCAGCGACTTCTTCGACTTCTCTCTGTACGTCGACGCCTCGCCCAAGGACGTCCGCCGCTGGTACGTCGAGCGGTTCCTGCGGCTGCGCGAGACGGCGTTCCAGCGGCCGGAGTCGTACTTCCGCCGCTACGGCGAGCTCGACCACGACGCCGCCGTCGCGCAGGCCGAGCAGCTGTGGGACACCATCAACGGCCCCAACCTCACCCAGAACATCCTGCCGACGCGCGGCCGGGCCACGCTGACGCTGACCAAGGGCCCGGACCACTCGGTGCAGCGCATCCGGCTGCGCAAGATCTAG
- a CDS encoding GNAT family N-acetyltransferase — translation MKIRRLDDTGDPAYPAWYAAHEAGYGHDFPGGPRWLEHELQVYFERSDAFDVALWLAEDDDGAVVGAAAVVMPLLDNRTLGEVDLAVRPEARRRGIGTALLRALEDEAVRRGRTRFMADIEGPLGPQESPGTAFAERHGYTRRITEISRVQRPPFDLDALARLERDAAAHATDYRIVTWRDRVPDEHVAEYARMTARMSTDAPLGELDYEQESWDPARVRMREARMARMRRHAWCAAAVAPDGTFAGQTAIVLAADDDSTGMQGETIVDPRHRGHRLGLLLKIANLRTLLRDRPGVRTVWTWNADSNTYMIAVNEQLGYVPAGWLAGYQRDV, via the coding sequence ATGAAGATCCGGCGGCTCGACGACACCGGTGACCCCGCCTACCCGGCCTGGTACGCCGCCCACGAGGCCGGGTACGGCCACGACTTCCCGGGCGGGCCGCGCTGGCTCGAGCACGAACTCCAGGTCTACTTCGAGCGCTCCGACGCCTTCGACGTCGCGCTCTGGCTGGCCGAGGACGACGACGGCGCCGTGGTGGGCGCCGCCGCGGTCGTCATGCCGCTGCTCGACAACCGCACGCTGGGCGAGGTCGACCTCGCGGTCCGGCCCGAGGCCCGCCGCCGCGGCATCGGCACCGCACTGCTGCGGGCGCTCGAGGACGAGGCGGTCCGGCGCGGCCGCACTCGGTTCATGGCCGACATCGAGGGACCGCTCGGACCGCAGGAGTCGCCCGGCACCGCGTTCGCCGAACGGCACGGCTACACCCGCCGCATCACCGAGATCAGCCGGGTGCAGCGCCCGCCGTTCGATCTGGACGCGCTGGCCCGGCTCGAGCGCGACGCCGCCGCCCACGCCACCGACTACCGCATCGTCACCTGGCGCGACCGCGTCCCCGACGAGCACGTCGCCGAGTACGCCCGCATGACGGCGCGCATGAGCACCGACGCCCCGCTCGGCGAGCTCGACTACGAGCAGGAGAGCTGGGATCCCGCCCGGGTCCGGATGCGCGAGGCCCGCATGGCCCGCATGCGCCGGCACGCCTGGTGCGCGGCCGCGGTGGCGCCCGACGGGACCTTCGCCGGGCAGACCGCCATCGTGCTGGCCGCCGACGACGACAGCACCGGCATGCAGGGCGAGACCATCGTCGACCCCAGGCACCGCGGGCACCGGCTGGGGCTGCTGCTCAAGATCGCCAACCTGCGCACGCTGCTGCGCGACCGGCCGGGCGTGCGCACCGTCTGGACCTGGAACGCCGACTCCAACACCTACATGATCGCGGTGAACGAGCAGCTCGGCTACGTGCCCGCCGGCTGGCTGGCCGGCTACCAGCGCGACGTCTGA
- a CDS encoding GNAT family N-acetyltransferase, with translation MQIRPIHATDDDFVAWYDVHLSARLADHPTGPQWLEHELKVVYEGSEHHGARLWLAEDDGKAVGAAVLGLPLRDNLTLAEPEVFVRPEESRRGVGSALLATLDEASKAEGRTSQMLYLEGPTGTDDTSGTAFAEKHGFTRRITEISRVQRPPFDLDGIAAAEETARPHAADYRIVTWRDHAPDHLVDEYARLEQRMSTDAPLGELDYEEETWDAARIRSAEQRRKRMRRGSWVAAAIASDGSMAGVTEISLSHDSDDHGFQDATIVDPRHRGHRLGLLLKAANLRQLVADRPGLQSVWTWNADSNAHMIAINETLGYRVAGWSAGYQRTL, from the coding sequence GTGCAGATCCGACCGATCCACGCGACCGACGACGACTTCGTCGCCTGGTACGACGTCCACCTGAGCGCGCGGCTGGCCGACCACCCCACCGGCCCGCAGTGGCTCGAGCACGAGCTGAAGGTCGTCTACGAAGGCAGCGAGCACCACGGCGCCCGGCTCTGGCTGGCCGAGGACGACGGCAAGGCCGTCGGCGCCGCCGTGCTGGGCCTGCCGCTGCGCGACAACCTGACGCTGGCCGAGCCCGAGGTGTTCGTCCGGCCCGAGGAGTCGCGGCGGGGCGTCGGCAGTGCGCTGCTCGCGACGCTCGACGAGGCCTCGAAGGCCGAGGGCCGCACCAGCCAGATGCTCTACCTCGAGGGTCCCACCGGAACCGACGACACGTCGGGCACGGCGTTCGCCGAGAAGCACGGCTTCACCCGCCGCATCACCGAGATCAGCCGGGTGCAACGGCCGCCGTTCGACCTCGACGGCATCGCGGCGGCCGAGGAGACCGCACGGCCGCACGCGGCCGACTACCGCATCGTCACCTGGCGCGACCACGCTCCCGACCACCTCGTCGACGAGTACGCCCGGCTCGAGCAGCGCATGAGCACCGACGCGCCGCTGGGCGAGCTGGACTACGAGGAGGAGACGTGGGACGCCGCCCGCATCCGCTCCGCGGAGCAGCGGCGCAAGCGGATGCGCCGCGGCTCCTGGGTCGCGGCGGCGATCGCATCCGACGGCAGCATGGCCGGCGTCACCGAGATCTCGTTGTCGCACGACAGCGACGACCACGGCTTCCAGGACGCCACCATCGTCGACCCGCGGCACCGGGGCCATCGGCTCGGCCTGCTGCTCAAGGCGGCCAACCTGCGCCAGCTCGTGGCCGACCGGCCCGGCCTGCAGTCGGTGTGGACGTGGAACGCCGACTCCAACGCCCACATGATCGCGATCAACGAGACGCTCGGCTACCGTGTCGCGGGATGGTCCGCGGGCTACCAGCGGACCCTCTGA
- the glmM gene encoding phosphoglucosamine mutase, whose translation MARLFGTDGVRGLANSDLTAELALDLSVAAAHVLGEIGAFGSGRRPVAVVGRDPRASGEFLEAAVVAGLASAGTDVLKVGVLPTPAVAFLTGMLDADLGVMLSASHNPMPDNGIKFFAKGGQKLDDAIEDAIEARLREPWNRPTGAEVGRVQEHPEGLETYISHIVGTAPSRLEGLRVVVDCAHGAAFRAAPEALRRLGADVIAVCAEPDGLNINHNCGSTHLDVVAAEVVAAGADLGIAHDGDADRCLAVDATGEIVDGDQILAILALAMRSQGSLRRDSVVSTVMSNEGFRLAMRSEDITVIDTAVGDRYVLEAMKAGGYNLGGEQSGHVVMLDHGTTGDGVLTAVHLLAQVASTGSSLAELASVVQRLPQVLVNVKGVDKSRVALDEGVKTAVAEAETELGDTGRVLLRPSGTEPVVRVMVEAATHDQAESVARRLAATVQAELAL comes from the coding sequence GTGGCTCGACTCTTCGGCACCGACGGCGTTCGCGGCCTGGCGAACTCCGACCTCACGGCCGAGCTGGCCCTCGACCTGTCCGTCGCCGCCGCCCACGTGCTGGGCGAGATCGGCGCCTTCGGTTCCGGGCGCCGCCCCGTCGCGGTCGTGGGCCGCGACCCGCGCGCGTCCGGCGAGTTCCTCGAGGCCGCGGTCGTGGCCGGTCTCGCCAGCGCCGGCACCGACGTGCTGAAGGTCGGCGTCCTGCCGACCCCGGCCGTGGCGTTCCTCACCGGCATGCTCGACGCCGACCTCGGCGTCATGCTGTCGGCCAGCCACAACCCGATGCCCGACAACGGCATCAAGTTCTTCGCCAAGGGCGGGCAGAAGCTCGACGACGCCATCGAGGACGCCATCGAGGCGCGGCTGCGTGAGCCCTGGAACCGGCCCACGGGCGCCGAGGTCGGCCGCGTGCAGGAGCACCCCGAGGGCCTCGAGACCTACATCTCGCACATCGTCGGCACCGCCCCGTCGCGGCTCGAGGGCCTGCGCGTCGTCGTCGACTGCGCGCACGGCGCCGCCTTCCGCGCGGCCCCCGAGGCGCTGCGCCGGCTGGGCGCCGACGTCATCGCCGTCTGCGCCGAGCCCGACGGCCTGAACATCAACCACAACTGCGGCTCCACCCACCTCGACGTCGTGGCGGCCGAGGTCGTGGCCGCCGGCGCCGACCTCGGCATCGCGCACGACGGCGACGCCGACCGCTGCCTGGCGGTCGACGCCACCGGCGAGATCGTCGACGGCGACCAGATCCTGGCCATCCTCGCGCTCGCCATGCGCTCGCAGGGGTCGCTGCGCCGCGACTCCGTCGTCTCCACCGTCATGTCGAACGAGGGCTTCCGGCTGGCCATGCGGTCCGAGGACATCACCGTCATCGACACTGCCGTCGGCGACCGCTACGTCCTCGAGGCCATGAAGGCCGGCGGCTACAACCTCGGCGGCGAGCAGTCCGGCCACGTCGTCATGCTCGACCACGGCACCACCGGCGACGGCGTCCTGACGGCGGTCCACCTGCTCGCCCAGGTCGCGTCGACGGGGTCCTCGCTGGCCGAGCTGGCCTCCGTCGTGCAGCGGCTCCCGCAGGTCCTGGTCAACGTCAAGGGCGTCGACAAGTCCCGGGTCGCCCTCGACGAGGGCGTCAAGACCGCCGTCGCCGAGGCCGAGACCGAGCTCGGCGACACCGGCCGCGTCCTCCTCCGCCCCTCCGGCACCGAGCCCGTCGTGCGCGTCATGGTCGAAGCGGCCACCCACGACCAGGCCGAGTCGGTCGCCCGTCGCCTTGCCGCCACCGTCCAGGCGGAACTCGCGCTCTAG